In Corylus avellana chromosome ca2, CavTom2PMs-1.0, the following proteins share a genomic window:
- the LOC132171645 gene encoding protein PHR1-LIKE 1 isoform X1, producing the protein MMNMHPALSVQRSGAKQLSSLGASGSMSSSFPVLPPLVEDKYTIYPADSFQVTSEREPMTNSIPARAPALVSNSSIDGHLFTFPPGFSNDVHFSPVSPHGRNSQNSPFISQSSAEGALINHHGGNQDISWPTDSLEDFLNFPQNAPVQNGQVESGTGVITSEDHARRNDWQWVDGLISEMDPDWNELPNVNVADPEPKQLQIHQQQPVPSGEFHGVTNTLSNPPPAKSRMRWTPELHEAFVEAVNQLGGSERATPKGVKNLMNVESLTIYHVKSHLQKYRTARDKPESSEGTSEKKSTPIEEVKSVDLKASMGITEALRLQMELQKRLHEQLEIQRKLQLQIEEQGQYLQVMFEQQRKMEDDRMKAAASNPDDPSAPPSNVVLPSPADDKSVTSKPAQDKTRPGTSNANTIAGDGSWDMIMQQKAHEARSTEDRGPGDSVSNAPPTKRARADQTATSSTKSATD; encoded by the exons ATGATGAACATGCACCCTGCTTTATCTGTTCAGAGATCAGGTGCAAAGCAGCTCAGTAGCTTGGGGGCGTCTGGATCTATGTCTTCATCTTTTCCAGTTCTCCCCCCCCTTGTTGAAGACAAGTATACCATTTATCCAGCAGATTCTTTTCAGGTTACCTCAGAAAGGGAACCGATGACTAATTCCATTCCCGCACGGGCTCCTGCATTAGTTTCGAACAGCAGTATTGATGGGCACTTATTTACTTTCCCTCCTGGATTTTCCAATGATGTTCATTTTTCTCCAGTTTCACCACATGGACGGAATTCCCAAAATTCTCCATTCATTTCCCAGTCGTCAGCTGAGGGAGCATTGATTAATCACCATGGTGGAAATCAGGATATTTCCTGGCCTACAGATTCACTTGAGGATTTCCTCAATTTTCCTCAAAATGCCCCTGTTCAGAATGGTCAGGTGGAAAGCGGTACTGGTGTCATAACATCTGAGGACCACGCTAGGAGAAATGATTGGCAGTGGGTTGATGGATTAATCTCTGAGATGGATCCAGATTGGAATGAGCTTCCCAATGTTAATGTAGCAGATCCTGAGCCAAAG CAACTGCAGATCCATCAGCAGCAGCCTGTACCATCTGGAGAATTTCATGGTGTCACTAATACATTGTCCAATCCACCCCCTGCAAAGTCACGGATGCGTTGGACACCCGAACTGCATGAGGCCTTCGTGGAAGCTGTCAATCAGCTTGGTGGTAGTGAAC GAGCTACTCCAAAGGGTGTCAAAAATCTCATGAATGTTGAAAGCCTGACCATCTATCACGTGAAAAGCCACCTGCAG aAATATAGAACAGCCAGAGACAAACCAGAGTCATCAGAAG gAACTTCTGAGAAAAAATCAACTCCTATTGAAGAAGTGAAATCTGTAGACCTAAAAGC GAGTATGGGAATCACTGAAGCATTGCGGTTGCAGATGGAACTTCAGAAGCGGCTTCATGAACAACTGGAG ATTCAAAGAAAGTTGCAATTGCAAATTGAAGAACAAGGGCAGTATCTTCAGGTTATGTTTGAGCAACAGAGAAAGATGGAAGATGACAGGATGAAGGCCGCCGCATCTAACCCAGATGATCCTTCTGCTCCACCATCAAATGTGGTGCTTCCATCCCCTGCTGATGACAAATCAGTAACCTCGAAACCGGCTCAAGATAAGACCAGACCTGGAACTAGTAATGCCAACACCATAGCTGGAGACGGTTCCTGGGACATGATTATGCAACAGAAGGCACATGAAGCCAGAAGCACTGAGGATCGGGGACCAGGTGACAGTGTCTCTAATGCTCCACCGACAAAACGAGCAAGAGCAGACCAAACTGCAACATCATCAACTAAATCTGCAACTGATTGA
- the LOC132171645 gene encoding protein PHR1-LIKE 1 isoform X2: protein MSSSFPVLPPLVEDKYTIYPADSFQVTSEREPMTNSIPARAPALVSNSSIDGHLFTFPPGFSNDVHFSPVSPHGRNSQNSPFISQSSAEGALINHHGGNQDISWPTDSLEDFLNFPQNAPVQNGQVESGTGVITSEDHARRNDWQWVDGLISEMDPDWNELPNVNVADPEPKQLQIHQQQPVPSGEFHGVTNTLSNPPPAKSRMRWTPELHEAFVEAVNQLGGSERATPKGVKNLMNVESLTIYHVKSHLQKYRTARDKPESSEGTSEKKSTPIEEVKSVDLKASMGITEALRLQMELQKRLHEQLEIQRKLQLQIEEQGQYLQVMFEQQRKMEDDRMKAAASNPDDPSAPPSNVVLPSPADDKSVTSKPAQDKTRPGTSNANTIAGDGSWDMIMQQKAHEARSTEDRGPGDSVSNAPPTKRARADQTATSSTKSATD, encoded by the exons ATGTCTTCATCTTTTCCAGTTCTCCCCCCCCTTGTTGAAGACAAGTATACCATTTATCCAGCAGATTCTTTTCAGGTTACCTCAGAAAGGGAACCGATGACTAATTCCATTCCCGCACGGGCTCCTGCATTAGTTTCGAACAGCAGTATTGATGGGCACTTATTTACTTTCCCTCCTGGATTTTCCAATGATGTTCATTTTTCTCCAGTTTCACCACATGGACGGAATTCCCAAAATTCTCCATTCATTTCCCAGTCGTCAGCTGAGGGAGCATTGATTAATCACCATGGTGGAAATCAGGATATTTCCTGGCCTACAGATTCACTTGAGGATTTCCTCAATTTTCCTCAAAATGCCCCTGTTCAGAATGGTCAGGTGGAAAGCGGTACTGGTGTCATAACATCTGAGGACCACGCTAGGAGAAATGATTGGCAGTGGGTTGATGGATTAATCTCTGAGATGGATCCAGATTGGAATGAGCTTCCCAATGTTAATGTAGCAGATCCTGAGCCAAAG CAACTGCAGATCCATCAGCAGCAGCCTGTACCATCTGGAGAATTTCATGGTGTCACTAATACATTGTCCAATCCACCCCCTGCAAAGTCACGGATGCGTTGGACACCCGAACTGCATGAGGCCTTCGTGGAAGCTGTCAATCAGCTTGGTGGTAGTGAAC GAGCTACTCCAAAGGGTGTCAAAAATCTCATGAATGTTGAAAGCCTGACCATCTATCACGTGAAAAGCCACCTGCAG aAATATAGAACAGCCAGAGACAAACCAGAGTCATCAGAAG gAACTTCTGAGAAAAAATCAACTCCTATTGAAGAAGTGAAATCTGTAGACCTAAAAGC GAGTATGGGAATCACTGAAGCATTGCGGTTGCAGATGGAACTTCAGAAGCGGCTTCATGAACAACTGGAG ATTCAAAGAAAGTTGCAATTGCAAATTGAAGAACAAGGGCAGTATCTTCAGGTTATGTTTGAGCAACAGAGAAAGATGGAAGATGACAGGATGAAGGCCGCCGCATCTAACCCAGATGATCCTTCTGCTCCACCATCAAATGTGGTGCTTCCATCCCCTGCTGATGACAAATCAGTAACCTCGAAACCGGCTCAAGATAAGACCAGACCTGGAACTAGTAATGCCAACACCATAGCTGGAGACGGTTCCTGGGACATGATTATGCAACAGAAGGCACATGAAGCCAGAAGCACTGAGGATCGGGGACCAGGTGACAGTGTCTCTAATGCTCCACCGACAAAACGAGCAAGAGCAGACCAAACTGCAACATCATCAACTAAATCTGCAACTGATTGA